A single Fibrobacter sp. DNA region contains:
- the murA gene encoding UDP-N-acetylglucosamine 1-carboxyvinyltransferase: MSGFIVEGRTSLKGSIRVSGNKNEALPLIAASLLSCKPVTLNNVPDIGDVRNMLEIASELGAKISPVCDGTVTIEAPEIRSSELPIELSSTIRASILFASSLLVRTGKAVISQPGGDMIGRRRMDTHFLVFKALGADLRIERKTQQTNFILETSDGLRGADIYLDEASVTATENALIAAAGAKGTTIIANAASEPHVQGLCRFLEKLGVEIEGTGSNVLKVHGSQNFGSVLHDVGSDYIEAGSFIGLAAATRSPLTITGVDLSVMRMILFQFERIGVEVVADAQKGTIFVPEKQPLKIKKDLGGAIPRIEDSPWPGFPTDLLSILLVTATQSEGTCLVHEKMFESRLFFVDKLIGMGAQIVLCDPHRAVIVGPSLLYGSTISSPDIRAGMALLIAACAAEGRSVIYNIEQIDRGYERMDQRLASLGASVERINERRKNFLPTEVSL, translated from the coding sequence ATGAGTGGATTTATCGTAGAGGGCAGAACCAGTCTGAAAGGAAGCATCAGGGTTTCCGGAAATAAAAACGAGGCATTGCCGCTGATTGCTGCCTCGCTTCTCAGTTGCAAACCTGTTACCCTTAACAATGTCCCGGATATTGGTGATGTGCGCAACATGCTTGAAATCGCTTCTGAACTTGGTGCCAAAATTTCACCTGTCTGTGATGGCACTGTGACTATTGAGGCCCCGGAAATCAGGTCCTCTGAACTGCCCATCGAACTCTCCAGCACCATAAGAGCATCGATCCTGTTTGCCTCATCACTGCTTGTAAGGACCGGAAAAGCGGTAATCAGCCAGCCGGGCGGGGATATGATCGGCAGGCGTAGAATGGATACCCATTTTCTGGTTTTCAAGGCACTGGGAGCAGATCTGCGCATTGAGCGAAAGACTCAGCAGACAAATTTCATCCTGGAGACATCCGATGGCTTGAGGGGGGCCGATATATACCTCGATGAGGCCTCTGTAACAGCTACGGAAAACGCCCTGATCGCAGCCGCAGGGGCAAAAGGGACTACCATCATAGCAAATGCTGCCTCAGAACCTCACGTCCAGGGATTGTGCAGATTTCTGGAAAAACTGGGTGTAGAGATTGAGGGAACAGGGTCAAATGTGCTTAAAGTACACGGATCGCAGAATTTCGGCTCGGTTCTTCACGATGTAGGAAGCGACTATATAGAAGCTGGATCTTTCATTGGTTTGGCGGCTGCTACCAGATCACCCCTCACTATTACAGGTGTGGATCTCTCTGTAATGAGGATGATTCTGTTTCAGTTCGAAAGAATTGGAGTTGAAGTGGTAGCTGATGCGCAAAAAGGTACTATTTTTGTTCCTGAAAAACAGCCTCTGAAGATAAAAAAAGACCTTGGCGGGGCAATACCCAGAATCGAGGACAGTCCCTGGCCGGGTTTTCCCACAGACCTTCTTTCTATACTGCTTGTAACTGCGACACAATCTGAGGGGACTTGCCTGGTACATGAGAAGATGTTTGAATCGAGGCTGTTTTTTGTTGATAAGCTGATAGGTATGGGTGCTCAGATAGTGCTCTGCGATCCTCACAGGGCAGTTATAGTAGGACCCTCTCTGCTTTATGGCTCAACTATCAGTTCTCCGGATATCAGGGCGGGTATGGCACTGCTGATTGCGGCCTGTGCGGCGGAGGGCAGAAGTGTTATTTACAACATAGAGCAAATTGACAGGGGATATGAACGTATGGATCAGAGGCTTGCATCTCTTGGTGCCTCTGTGGAGCGAATAAATGAACGGCGGAAAAATTTCCTGCCCACAGAAGTGAGTCTCTGA
- a CDS encoding DTW domain-containing protein: MNSTFHTIKTQLQKKDPRAHLKIDRFKSCPQCLRSREECFCGKVLSFENHLRVIILQHPQEQYKQLNSAKLASMALSNSKLLVGLSWPNFKYVAGPDEQPSNWGILYLKGSAETSKPCQVFARNKREMDNPSVLRGIIALDGSWKQAKTLWWRNPWFLKLNRISLNPQHHSLRAQTKREGLSTIEAIALAFKCLGEKEKITASLIEQYEKLILNRGKEL, translated from the coding sequence ATGAATTCAACCTTTCACACGATTAAAACTCAGTTGCAGAAAAAAGATCCCAGAGCCCATTTAAAAATCGACAGATTCAAGTCATGTCCTCAATGCCTGCGTTCCAGGGAGGAGTGTTTCTGTGGAAAGGTGCTGTCTTTTGAAAATCACCTCCGGGTCATTATCCTGCAGCACCCTCAGGAACAGTATAAACAGCTCAATTCCGCAAAACTCGCCAGCATGGCTCTTTCCAACAGCAAACTTCTTGTTGGACTCTCCTGGCCTAATTTCAAGTATGTGGCCGGCCCCGATGAACAGCCTTCAAACTGGGGGATTCTCTATCTGAAAGGCAGTGCTGAAACAAGCAAGCCCTGCCAGGTCTTCGCAAGGAATAAAAGGGAGATGGATAATCCTTCGGTTTTGCGTGGAATTATTGCTCTTGATGGATCGTGGAAACAGGCCAAAACCCTCTGGTGGCGTAATCCCTGGTTTCTGAAACTGAACCGCATCTCTCTCAATCCGCAGCATCACTCCTTGCGTGCTCAGACCAAAAGAGAGGGCCTTTCTACCATAGAAGCTATTGCCCTGGCTTTTAAATGCCTGGGTGAAAAAGAGAAGATTACTGCCTCTTTAATTGAACAATACGAAAAATTAATCCTCAACCGGGGTAAAGAGCTGTAG